In the Sus scrofa isolate TJ Tabasco breed Duroc chromosome 8, Sscrofa11.1, whole genome shotgun sequence genome, tttttccgtTGGGCTCTTGATCTCCAGCTTCTGGAAATGCTACGTATTTGGGAGAATAGTCCTTTGTTCCATGAGTTGCAAGtttattttcccagttttgtCATGTGTTTTTGACTTTGTGTCCCTTCTTTGGGATGCAGTGCTCAAATGAAGAGGGTTAACTAACTTTAATTGTtaccttttttgtgtttttgtttttgttcaggAACCTGGCTGCTGTATCTGCCGTGTACCTGGAGCATTGGTTTGGCGGCTGAACCAGGTTGTTTTCCAGATTGGTGCATGTTATCCCTCTTTGGCACTGGAGCTGTTCTGATGCGTGGAGCAGGCTGTACTATTAATGACATGTGGGACCAGGACTACGATAAAAAGGTAGATTTGTCCTggaaaggcacagagaggctccTCTCAGTTCTCCAGTGTAGGCCTGTGGCATCACTTTTACACCACATAAAGCAACAGGATCGTTTCATGTCCTCACTGAAATCCAGCATGAGACGTGCCGGTATCAGTTGAAAAGCTGATGTTGCGAAGTGCAGTGTACTTCCTTTCTCGGCACGGATGGCCATGGGGGTAAGGTGTGTACTTCATTTTCACAAAATGAGTTAGAATTTGAAAGGCCAGGGGTGTTAGGAGTGAAGGTCAAAATTCCATCCTGAATCTTTAGGTGTCGCAAAAAACTGTCATTCCTTCCTTAGTGTTTTATGTTGAAGCTGTGACTATTCATATATGTAAGTCACGTCTTAATTTAAATGAACCAGGGTTGCCCTATTAGCATTTGCTATAatcatttcttagaaaaaaaaataagtgtattcTCGTTTTCTCCTTGGAAAAATAACACCTGTGTGTTCTGAGAAACTCGGACAGTACAGAAGTAGAAAGGATAGAAAGTGCGGGTCGTCCTTAGCTCCTCTCCCAGACCCCAGAGAAACCTTCAGTTAAGGTTTGatacattctgtttctctggattgTTTTCTCTGCATGTTCTTATGCGTATGTGTAATTATTTCTTTGTTCGTCAGCAGACCCTTATTTTCTCAAGGGAGAGATCtgtcttgtttgctttttagtccAGCAGCTATACTATAGCAAGTACAAGATCATTAAATGCTTGAGTAAATAATCAAGTaaataaactttctttaaaaaaaaaaaaggatgaggttttttttaagattttaattttttccattatagttgatttatagtattctgtcagtttctactgtacagcaaagtgacccagtcatacatatatatattccttttttcacattatcctccatcatgttccctcacaagtaactagatctaggtccctgtgccatacagcaggatctcattgctcatccactccaaatacaatagtttgtatctattaaccccaagctcccagtccctcccactcccacctcttcccccttggcaaccacaagtctgttctccaggtccttgagttgctttcctgtggaaacgttcatttgtgctgtatatgagATTCCATATAAGGgctatcgtatggtatttgtctttgtctttcttttttttttaattaatgaattttattacatttataggtggacagcagtcatcacaaccaaattttatagcgtttccatcccaaaccctcggtgcatccctgtctttctctttctgacttacttcacttagcgtgagagtctctagttccatccatgttgctgcaagtggcattattttgttcttttttatggctgagtagtattccattgtgtatatataccacaccttcctaattcaatcatctgttgatggacatttaggttgtttccatgtcttggctgttgtgaatagtgctgcagtgaacataggggtacgtgtatatctttttcaagaaaagttttgtctgatatatgcccaagagtgggattgctgggtcatatggtagatctatatttagttttctgaggtacctccatactaccTGGGCTGGAAGGTGAAGGTCACTCTAGGCAAAGAGAATAGCAGATAGAGAGGCATGGCTGTGAGATAAAGTATATGATGCTTGACAACTGCAGCTGTGGAGTTTGTGTGTGGCTGGAGGTAGTGGGAGATGCCTAGAGTAAAGGCATTTCTCTGTCTCAGTGACCTGATGAGGATGCCTTGGTCCGCGCCTGGAGGCGCATGCTTTCTTGATTTTGTGGTTCGCGCATCCTGGTCAGTTTTTCATTCTGCACAACCATAGGAGTGATTGGCATGTCACGTCAACGTAATTGTTGAACACATTTAGAACAGCCCAATGTCAGAGTCCTGATTGTGATGATGTGCTGTGAAGTGCTACAAGATGCTTCCCTTTGGGGAAACCGGAAAAAGAATAACAGGAGAGACGTCTTTAAAaattgcatgtgaatctacaattacctcaaaagaaaaagtttaaaaagagcaTCATAGGGAGTCTGTTCTTGGTTCAGTGAGTCAAGACCCTGACagggtattcatgaggatgcaggtttgatccatggcctcgctcagtaggtcaaggatctggtgttgccataagctgcagcgtaggtcttAGATGCAGTttatatctggcattgctttggctgtagtgtaggctggcagctctggctccaatttgacccctagcctaagaacttccataggctgcagatgcagccctaaaaagaccaaaaaaagaaaccaaccaactttttctactttttaaaaatttttcattattattatttttatttccccaatatatttttttctactgtacatcatggtgacccagttagacatacatgtatacatccttttttctcacatgatcaggctccatcataagtgactagacatagttcccagtgctacacagcagggtatcattgctaatccatcccgaaggcaatagtctgcatctattaaccccaagctccccatccatctcactccctccctcttggcaaccacaggtctattctccaagtccatgattttcttttctgtggaaaagttcatttttgtcttatattagattccagatataagtgatatcatatggtatttgtctttctccttctgactccctttgctcagtatgagagcctctagttccatccatgttgctgcaaatggcattatttgttcttttttatggctgagtagaactccattgtgtatatataccacatcttcctaatccagtcatctgtcaatggacatttgggttgttttcatgttttggctgttgtgaatagtgctgcaatgaacatgcggtgcatgtgtctttttaaaggaaagttttgtccagagagatgcccaagagtgggattgctgggtcatatggtagttctatgtatagatttctaaggcacctccatactgttctccatagtggttgtaccagcttacgttcccaccaacagttcaggagggttcccttttctccacaccccatccgacatttgttatttgtggacttattaatgatggccattctgactggtgtgaggtggtatgtcgtggtagttttggtttgtatttctctaataatcagggatgttgagcattttttcatgtgcttgttggccatctgcatatcttccttggagaaatgtctattcaggtcttttgcccatttttcagttgggttgttggcttttttgctgttgagttgtataaattgtgtgtatattttagagattaagcccttatcagttatatcatttgaaactattttctcccactctgtaagttgtctttttgttttcttttttgtttcctttgctgtgtaaaagcttgtcagtttaattaggtcccattgctctatttttgcttttgtttctgttgctttgggagactgacctgggaaaacatttgtaaggttgatgtcagagaatgttttgcctgtgttctcttccacgagtttgatggtgtcttgtcttatgtttaagtctttaagccgttttgagtttattttcgtgcatggtgtgagggtgtgttctagtttcattgatttgcatgcagctgttcaggttttaCCAGcgatacttgctgaaaagactgtctttttccaattttatgttcttgcctcctttgtcaaagattaattgaccgtaggtgtctggtttctttttttactttttaaacaaaatacagCCATTTTagctttctctgattttttttcctccatagatAAAAGGGAATTGATTAGATAGTTTACACCTCCCACATGCCATTTTTCTCTGATTAGAAGAATCCAGATTCTGTGTTGACATACAACAGAACACTTAAATAAGTGTTTTATAGCTGCTGAGATGGTTTTGCCaacatggattttaaaatgttatgtgcATGTCTTTTGAAGGATGGCTTAAAAAGCTTTGTCAAATTGTAAAGCTTACCTTACAATTTGTTAAAGGCTGTATATTGTTAAGGATATGTTTTGGCTCAGGGTTTTGCTTAATATGTTAGATGACTAAATAAATTGCCAATACCTTAATAATGAATTAATTGCTACTAGGGTATATGGGTAATGTGTTTTGATGATGTATGTAATCTGCTAGCCATGCAACGAACATTAGGTCCAGTCACATTGAAACAATGTTAATGAGCTGATTTTGTAAGCCCTGAGCATTCCAGTTTCATACAGACCAGTCTGCTTTTTAATCATCATGGTACCTCATTTTTAGCCTTTTGATGGAGTAGTTATTTTCAGCTCTCAAGTTTAGTCGGGTAATTCCCGTTGTACTGGAGGGGCCGTGCGATATTGTGGTTAGTACTGTGGGTGGTGGGACTGGACTGACGGCTCCCTTAGTGTCTGTGACCCTAGAAAGTTGTTGAGCCGCTCTGCCTCAGCTTCCTAAAACTTAGGAATGCCAAGAACTTGGGAGTGGCTAAAAGATGGTTGTTAAAGCAATTCAATGATGCAATTCAATGATGTGTATATAGCTCTTAGAATAGTAGCACGCTGTAAACCTTCAGATACTTGCACGACTAATCATACACTAAAGCAAACATAAGAACACAAAGACTACTTCCACTTGAAACCGCAGGGATCCAGTCAAGGACAGGGTAACCAGTTCTGGCACTAACCGAGAGGAGTCCTTCTAGTTTTTGTCAAACTGCCGTACTGTACGGTGAAGCAGGCTGTAAATTGGGTCAGCAAATTTTTCTGTGAAAGgactagatagtaaatattttaggctttttggGCCATACAGTCTTTGTGGCAATTACTTCACTCTGTTGCAGTGTGAAGGTGGCCACATAAAATTTGTAAACAAATGAGTGTTTCTCAGTTTCAGTAAGAtcttatttatggacactgaaatttgaagtTTACATTTTCATGTGGCACAATATGTTActcttcttaaaatttattttcaaccaccaaaaaaaaaaatccattcttttttttaaatttttttattactcaatgaatttattacatttatagttgtacagtgatcatcacaatccattttTATAGGAGGAAAATCCATTCTTAGCTCATGGCTCTACACAGACAGAGCTGCATTTGGATCAcaggctgtagtttgccaaccTTTGATGTAAATGGTACAAAACTATGTTATAGTTGACTTTAGTTGCAACAGACACTGCATCTGCTCTGTGAGGTCGCTGCTCTTATTACCTCTCTCCctcattctgtttctctttgaaCGGGGAAGTAACCTaagcctcagagaggttaagtaatttgtcaGAATTCACACTGCCAAGAAGTGATGGAATTGGATTCAAAGGCTGGGCTCTCTGATCCCAAATCCTGAGTTCTTAGATTCCGGCAATGCTGAAAATTGTGGttatgctctgtgtgtgtgtgtgtgtgtgtgtgtgtgtgtgtgtgtggttgatgTAGAATAGTCAGACTTTATGATCccttggaaagaaaagaacaatatgCGTATAATTTGTTCACATAATTGCTCTGTTCATATTCTTCGAGTGAGTTTGCCCTTTGTATTTGGGTACAGTTCATGCAAGATCACAGCCCCATTCCTACATATTGGCAAAAGCGCTTCCACTTTCAGATTCAGATAATCTGTCTTCTCTCTTCACATCTGATTTCCTATTGCAGTGCTTCTCATACTGAAAGTGTTCACGTGATAGCAGCCTTAGCTAACATGCTCTGTGATTTCCTCTTTCCTGAGAATTCTCATTATTATCGTCCCTCTTTTCTCTATGGAGATTGAACATATACTTGCTAAGCCGGGTAACTAAATACATAAGGgagttgttctgttttgtttgtctggagatggggatgggagatggaaggaaaagagaatgagtGGTGGGAATTTCTAGTTCTTTTCAAAGCTATTTTAAATGTGAAGTTTTGATTCTTGGCAGTATTTCCAGCATTTGCCTTTTATTCATATTTCTGCCTTAGTGCCTACCATGGGCCAATCTGTTGgaataatgtttaaataaatgattgagCTGTTTCCAGAGGCTAAagtgtatctctctctctctctctctctctcttttttttaatgtgttaaggTTACAAGAACAGCAAGTCGCCCAATAGCTGCTGGAGACATTTCAACTTTTCAATCCTTTGTTTTTCTCGGGGCACAACTGACCTTGGCCTTGGGTGTTCTTCTGTGTCTGAATCACTATAGGTATAGTAAATGTGGTTTTCATAATTATGtataaaaatctttcctttacAATGAAAGCAGGTatcaaataaaattgaaacatCTATGTCACAAAATTATTTATTACCTATCAATTATCTATAAAGTAAGCAATATAAAAAAGTCACCATATTGTAAAGTCAAGGACGCTTTTAGCCAAAGGAACGAGGTCAGCCTTTTGTTTGTTCTGCGCCACCTTCAGCACTTGCACTGCATGTTCCCTCCAGGACTGATAGCCCTTTGCTCGGTTTTCTAGGTGCCTACATGGGAGTGTGTGTATTGACCCATGTGTATAATTGTCTTTATCCTGATAATATCTCTGAAGTGAGTAGAGGCAGGAGTAATTATGCTGACTTCGCAAAAAGAGGAACTGGCTCTTTCCTGGAGTCACGTTCTTAATCAGTGACGGAAAGCAAAGTGGACGACTTATTCCCAtactttttaaagagagagagaattaaactTCCGTGCCTCAGAGGGGCTGTTTACATAGTGCTTTAATCAGACGAGAGAGAGAGGTTTGGCAGGTAAGCAGTACTTCCTAGAGACTCAACTGATTGTCTTGTCCTATCACTTCAGTCAGGTGAAAGCACTCTGAAGGGTTGTTCCTGGAGGGTAGTGTGAGGCGAGCCGTGAGGCTCCTCAGAATACCTTACGTCGTCATCCTTTCATAGGTGCTTTGTGATCTTCCAGAGAGACAGTACCCTGTCACGCACATAGAGAGGCTGTCTTGACTCTAGTTCTCTGTCAGAATGTCTCAGTTTACTAGCTGTCCTAATGTTTGAAAGCAAAATTTAGAGAGGCCGTAGCATATGGTGGGTAGTATGTTGGACTCTGGGGCAAGCTGCCTTAGGTTTGCATCTTGGCGCTGCTACTGACTAGCTCTTTGACAGTGGGCAGATTATTTTATCTCTTTGtgctttggtttcttcatctgcaaaaaaaCAAGTGGAATAAAACTCTCTGCCTCTTAGAGTTGTGGTGAGGATTATAATGAGCTGACATATGTAGAGCAGTTAGAACAGTCCTGGTACATGAAAGTAGTATATGTGTTAGCTACTATATTTTGTCTGGTTGTTcgtaacatttaaaatgttttctgattatCCTTTATACTAATTAAAGTCCAGGAATCAAAGTCTAGGAAGAGAATTTTACATGATGAAAAATACAGTTTAAGGTAGATCATTTCCTAATTAGTGTTACTGTTGTTGTCTTAGCAGTTTTTGCGAGCTGGTGATATTAatctttgtaatgtttttcttggTTTCAGTATAGCTCTTGGAGCATCATCCCTGCTTCTTGTCATCACCTACCCGCTAATGAAAAGAATTACCTACTGGCCTCAATTAGCCTTGGGTGAGCTTGAAGTAACTATAAGTCCAATGCTTTCCTTCAATACCCTCAAGCTGTACTTTTACATGTAATACACACACGCGTGTGTGGAATGTGGCAGAGATAAAATGTCAAGTCTGTCATGAAATTTTCTGTTTCATGAATAGATTTTCACAAAGGATGACGATTAGCCATTTTTATTGGCTAAGATATCTTGCACATTTGCTGAGATTGTCATCATTATTATATTCTGAAATGCTCTCAGGTATgtcatgaagaagaaaattcGCTGCCTCGACCCTGCCCTTCTCCTTCGGTGGTTGATCTAGATGCCCTGAAGACGTTGGGGGTTGGAGTAGAAGCACAGTGAGGCAGGAGAACAAGAGTTAAAGTGTGTCAGAGCTTAGCTCCCTGTCTGTGCAGCCTTCCTCAGACTTCTCAGGGAGAAGTTAGCCCCTCAGTACCTCAAACTCAGTGGGTCCCAAACATCTTTTCTCAGAAACCCTTTTTTCCTCCTGCATTGCCTGCTCTTCCTCTCAGAATCCCTCCTCCTCAGCTGATGAAGTGCTTCTCCTCTGTGGTCCCCAGAGCATGCATGGCAGTGCGGCTGCGGGCCTGGCAGTCCAGTACCCCGTCTGAAGCGTAGGGAAGTGGTTAGGTTCACACATGGAGACAGTCAGCTTGTGGATGTTTGTTCAGAGTCTCCAGAGAGGGTGGGCTTGAAGAACAGGTGTTCTTGTCTGTATTCTTGTTTCTGCAATTTGAAGGGGAAGTAGCAGAAAGGACACAGGGCTTTGACTCAGATAGGTCTGCTTGCAAACCCCAGGGTCAGCTATTTATTGGCTATGCCAGGCCGCATACTGGGTAGGATTGAAGTTGTTGTCATGAAACTTCCTGTTTATCGGGGAGATACTATGCTTTCTGTTGGCtatgttattttaattgttaattaGCCTCTCtggttttgtgtttcttttttggtaacATGTAGCTCACAACTACCACAGAGACTTGagagaatttaagaaagaaacatGAGAAAACAGCATACACCAAACCTAAAGCGTAAAAGCATTTAATACATGCCGAtggctctctccttccctttggaATTCTAAAGTACATCTAGACGTTTCTTCTCTCTGTTTCACTAATTGTAGGATTGACTTTTAATTGGGGAGCATTGCTTGGATGGTCTGCTATCAAGGGCTCCTGTGAGCCATCTGTTTgccttcctctttatttttctggaattatGTGGACTCTGATATATGATACTATCTATGCCCATCAGGtaaaaaaatatccttttttctaACTTCGGTGtaattattgttgttttttaagaactttaaaataagaaccaaattaaaggaaaagtttttttcattagacttttttaaaaagaagtaacagTGGTTACATTGTGTAACAGTGGTAACATTGTATAATcgttaatataacattgtaatttTTTATGTAAGTTTCATGTATATAGGGAATTATTGAGATTTGAGAACTCCACAGTAAAGAGGAGCTATGTGAAGAGTTTGACTGCAAATTTAGTAAAAGTATAGTTAAAAGTCACAGGATTCAGTTcctgcctgcccttgctcagtgggttaaggatctagtgtggctgtggctgtggtgtaggctggcagctgcagctcccgttcaacccctagcctggcaacttccattatgccccaggtgcagccctaaaaagcaaaaaaaaaaaaaaaaaaaaaaaaatgcatagggTTATAAAAGTACAATGATATGTACAAATAGATCTGCAAGATAATTTTAACAGTAACATTTAACTTTGATTTGGCCTACACATTCATTTTTGATTGACTATGATTCTGAGTTACTGTTGTTACTATTGGCTATGCCAGGCCGCATATTGGGTAGGATTGAAGTTGTTGTCATGAAACTTCGGATGTTTCCTcctcggattcatttctgctgctccatgatgggaactcctgcatgtactTTAAAAgatagtttctggagttcccatcgtggcccagtggaaatgaatccaactaggaaccatgaggtttcaggttcgatccctggccttgctcggtgggttaaggatccagcgttgctgtgaattgtggggAAGGTGGCAGACGctgctccgatcccatgttgatgtggctgtggtgtaggccggcagcaacagctccgattagacccctagcgcctgggaacctccatatgctgtaggtgtggccttaaaaagacagaagacccaaaaaaataaataaataaataaaagaggcagtttctttttggaattagatggtagtgatggttgcacaaccttgTGAAATATACTAAAACCACTAAATTACCTACTTAAAAATGGTGAATTGTATGGCATAtgaattaaatctcaataaagtCCAGACAATTTCTTACTACTTTCTAATGTTAGGACAAGAAAGATGATGCTTTGATTGGGCTTAAGTCCACGGCACTGCGGTTCCGGGAAGACACCAagcagtggctcagtggcttcAGTGTGGCGATGCTGGGGGCCCTGAGCCTGGTGGGAGTGAACAGTGATCAGACTGCACCTTACTACATCGCCCTGGCTGCTGTGGGAGCCCATCTGGCTCACCAGGTTTgatcttttccttgtctttcccTCATTTTTCCTTGGTGTAAATGTAAAAATTGTTTAAACCAAAGGCCCACTGTGTTTGCCAAGCAGGGTACTTCCTACAACAACCACGTGGCTTGTACTGCCTCGAAccaccccttccctgccccaaTATGTCATACGGAAAAGCTGGCTGTATTATTTTAGAGGAGTAATATAAACCTAaacctagatttttttccttctgattttcctGGAAGTGTTTCTGATGCTTATTTAGAAAAATTTGAGCAGTGTCTTTTTTCAATTGAAACGTAGtgggtttacagtgttgtattggt is a window encoding:
- the COQ2 gene encoding 4-hydroxybenzoate polyprenyltransferase, mitochondrial; the protein is MLGAGGAGLARALRARTQAWLWGWRGRSLALARAAGGLHAWGRQPSAGREPRGRRRSLSAAAVVNAAPRPLQPYLRLMRLDKPIGTWLLYLPCTWSIGLAAEPGCFPDWCMLSLFGTGAVLMRGAGCTINDMWDQDYDKKVTRTASRPIAAGDISTFQSFVFLGAQLTLALGVLLCLNHYSIALGASSLLLVITYPLMKRITYWPQLALGLTFNWGALLGWSAIKGSCEPSVCLPLYFSGIMWTLIYDTIYAHQDKKDDALIGLKSTALRFREDTKQWLSGFSVAMLGALSLVGVNSDQTAPYYIALAAVGAHLAHQVYTLDIHRPEDCWDKFTSNRTVGLMLFAGIVLGNLWKEKETGETKKLTDNRIES